A window of the Henckelia pumila isolate YLH828 chromosome 3, ASM3356847v2, whole genome shotgun sequence genome harbors these coding sequences:
- the LOC140893239 gene encoding lysine-specific demethylase JMJ27-like isoform X5 encodes MDLNFPVAEDEEKMETLQKELEDGRDERSSVVEEKSVAVGEHMETLGKELDDGKEESRCLMEEDNFGVGENVESLGKEVEDEGQVKKENGGQEEVKLGERDGMKIDDLVEKRETGKKKKGMRRKASLMDYRSLSSREPRKSGLLAKEKITKVLSEILHDSKVERKQRKNPEKKRKVSAGNKKCVKSEHSDSETVKVEKAEEKPKRGQKRKKKNEENDDEAVVDEKIEKKGRRSLKRRGEEEGGEKNVGGNSENEDYSLRPKSDETNGAHEPKALKKIDENGNVIIESTMCHQCQRNDKGRVVRCTQCKTKRYCVPCMIRWCVKNLTSLVLFCWTWPSFNLTCYSFYLWVDTYPRMSEEDFAKACPVCCKNCNCKSCMRLDGSIKTLENLKLEYANEQKMLYAKYILRMLVPFLKRFHAEQAYEKEMEAKVQGLPASEIEPQISDCQKNERIYCDNCKTSIVDFHRSCPRCSYDLCLTCCRELRDGFLQGGDKEVVICYTKQEINYMHGDLSEENNKTRRKAKKGDTVYLHGATSVNDRTYGIVDTMTRDTSELKHEWKCMETGVITCPPREMGGCGEGILELKRIFLNNHVSELLLKVEEIAQTLDLGNASQNFEECSCFNFVGESTDRNKLCKSAARKRSEDSFLYNPTAKDLHLTDLMHFQWHWSKGEPVIVSDVLETTSGLSWEPMVMWRAFRQITNVKHEQLLDVSAINCLDWCEGDINVHQFFKGYSEGRYDSSGWPEIFKLKDWPPSNLFEERLPRHGAEFISCLPFKEYTHPRSGYLNLAVKLPAGCLKPDLGPKTYIAYGFAPEFGRGDSVTKLHCDMSDAVNVLTHCQSVTIKPEKHKKIKELQKQHAAQDRRELYGENQIFEDQQLTDSGPSRMSEKAFSQVFEGSNLRNKVSKSAASNLAKGNMQDEKQDEKVCIEIHMEEDLLCLNVGKNGADTSDRQGNITEACSVNESGGKSFITEEMMKHNNAGVFDYYQHELLESSESVENDPKECRKDDNDGASVSGNVLECFGDNDGALWDIFRRQDVPKLEEYVKRHFKKFRHFYCNPLPQVVHPIHDQTVYLTKEHKRRLKEEYGIEPWTFVQRLGDAVFIPAGCPHQVRNLKFQN; translated from the exons ATGGATTTGAATTTCCCGGTGGCGGAGGATGAGGAAAAGATGGAGACTTTGCAGAAGGAGTTGGAAGATGGGAGGGATGAGAGATCGTCTGTAGTGGAGGAGAAATCGGTTGCGGTGGGAGAACATATGGAAACTTTGGGGAAAGAGTTGGATGATGGGAAAGAGGAGAGTCGGTGCTTAATGGAGGAGGATAATTTTGGGGTGGGAGAAAATGTGGAATCTTTGGGAAAAGAGGTGGAAGATGAGGGGCAGGTAAAGAAAGAAAATGGTGGACAGGAGGAAGTGAAACTTGGCGAGAGAGATGGTATGAAGATTGATGACCTAGTGGAAAAGAGAGAGactgggaagaagaagaagggtATGAGAAGGAAAGCTAGTTTAATGGATTATCGTTCTTTAAGCTCGAGAGAACCGAGGAAGTCTGGTTTGCTGGCGAAGGAGAAAATAACGAAAGTTCTGAGTGAGATTTTGCATGATTCTAAAGTGGAGAGAAAGCAGAGAAAGAACCCTGAGAAAAAGAGGAAGGTTTCTGCGGGAAATAAAAAGTGTGTGAAAAGTGAGCACAGCGATAGTGAGACGGTGAAAGTGGAGAAAGCCGAGGAGAAGCCAAAAAGGGGACagaagagaaagaagaaaaaCGAGGAGAACGATGACGAGGCTGTGGTAGAtgaaaaaatcgaaaaaaaggGGAGAAGGTCATTGAAACGGCGTGGAGAGGAGGAAGGAGGAGAAAAAAATGTTGGGGGAAATAGTGAGAACGAAGATTATTCTCTTCGACCTAAGAGTGATGAAACCAATGGTGCACATGAGCCCAAGGCTTTGAAGAAGATTGATGAAAAt GGGAATGTGATAATAGAGTCTACCATGTGTCACCAGTGCCAGAGGAATGATAAAGGGAGGGTCGTACGATGTACTCAATGTAAAACAAAGAGATATTGCGTGCCTTGCATGATTCGGTGGTGTGTAAAAAATCTTACTAGCCTGGTTCTTTTTTGCTGGACATGGCCGTCATTCAATCTTACCTGTTATAGCTTCTATTTGTGGGTGGACAC GTATCCTCGGATGTCGGAAGAGGATTTTGCTAAAGCTTGCCCTGTTTGTTGTAAGAACTGCAATTGCAAGAGTTGCATGAGACTGGATGGGTCAATCAAG ACATTGGAGAATTTGAAATTGGAATATGCTAATGAACAGAAGATGCTATATGCGAAATACATTTTGCGAATGCTTGTGCCTTTCTTGAAACGATTTCACGCAGAACAAGCGTATGAGAAGGAAATGGAGGCCAAGGTACAAG GGTTACCAGCTTCAGAAATTGAACCTCAAATATCGGATTGTCAGAAGAATGAGCGAATTTACTG TGACAACTGCAAAACATCTATTGTTGATTTTCACCGAAGCTGCCCACGATGCTCATATGACCTGTGCCTCACTTGTTGTCGGGAGCTTCGGGATGGATTTCTGCAGGGAGGTGATAAGGAAGTAGTCATTTGTTATACCAAGCAGGAAATTAATTATATGCATGGTGATTTATCCGAGGAAAATAATAAAACTCGTCGTAAAGCTAAAAAGGGTGATACTGTTTATTTACATGGTGCTACTTCAGTAAATGATAGGACTTATGGTATAGTGGATACCATGACCAGGGATACCAGCGAGCTCAAACATGAATGGAAATGTATGGAAACAGGTGTCATCACGTGCCCACCCCGTGAGATGGGTGGCTGTGGTGAAGGGATTCTTGAATTGAAGCGAATCTTTCTTAATAATCACGTCTCTGAGTTGTTGCTGAAAGTGGAAGAAATAGCCCAAACACTAGATCTTGGGAACGCATCCCAAAATTTTGAGGAGTGCTCGTGTTTTAATTTCGTTGGTGAAAGTACTGATAGGAACAAATTGTGCAAGTCTGCAGCTCGAAAACGCTCAGAGGATAGTTTTTTATACAATCCAACCGCCAAAGACCTTCATCTTACTGATTTGATGCATTTTCAATGGCACTGGTCTAAAGGTGAGCCGGTTATTGTCAGTGATGTGCTTGAAACTACGTCTGGTTTGAGCTGGGAGCCTATGGTTATGTGGCGAGCCTTTCGACAAATAACAAATGTTAAACATGAACAGCTACTTGACGTATCTGCTATTAATTGCTTGGACTGGTGTGAG GGTGATATAAATGTACACCAGTTTTTCAAAGGGTATTCAGAGGGTCGATATGATTCTAGTGGATGGCCTGAGATCTTTAAGTTGAAAGATTGGCCTCCATCTAACTTGTTTGAGGAGCGGTTACCTCGCCATGGTGCCGAGTTTATCAGCTGCTTGCCTTTCAAGGAATACACACATCCTCGCAGCGGGTACTTGAATCTCGCTGTTAAACTTCCTGCGGGTTGCCTGAAGCCGGATTTGGGGCCAAAGACATATATTGCTTATGGATTTGCTCCAGAGTTTGGACGGGGTGATTCTGTAACCAAACTGCATTGTGATATGTCTGACGCT GTGAATGTGCTGACTCATTGCCAGTCAGTCACCATTAAACCCGAGAAgcataagaaaataaaagaactGCAAAAGCAGCATGCTGCCCAGGATAGAAGAGAATTGTATGGAGAGAATCAGATATTTGAAGATCAGCAACTCACTGACAGCGGACCATCCAGGATGAGTGAAAAGGCATTCTCACAGGTCTTTGAGGGTTCTAATTTAAGGAATAAAGTTAGTAAATCGGCAGCTTCTAATCTTGCAAAGGGAAACATGCAGGATGAAAAACAAGATGAGAAGGTCTGCATTGAAATTCATATGGAAGAGGACCTGCTATGTCTTAATGTAGGAAAGAATGGAGCTGATACCTCAGATAGGCAAGGAAATATCACTGAGGCTTGCTCCGTCAATGAATCTGGTGGAAAATCTTTCATCACAGAGGAAATGATGAAACATAACAATGCTGGGGTATTTGATTATTATCAGCATGAGCTGTTAGAATCTTCTGAAAGTGTTGAAAATGACCCCAAGGAATGCAGAAAGGATGATAATGATGGTGCTTCAGTTTCAGGAAATGTATTAGAATGTTTTGGAGACAATGATGGTGCTCTCTGGGATATTTTTAGGAGGCAAGATGTACCGAAACTGGAGGAATATGTGAAGAGGCATTTCAAGAAGTTCAGGCATTTCTATTGCAATCCATTGCCACAG GTGGTGCATCCCATTCATGATCAAACTGTTTACTTGACAAAGGAGCATAAAAGAAGGCTCAAGGAGGAATATG GAATCGAACCATGGACATTTGTTCAGAGATTAGGCGATGCAGTTTTCATACCGGCTGGTTGCCCACATCAAGTCCGGAATTTAAAG TTTCAAAACTGA
- the LOC140893239 gene encoding lysine-specific demethylase JMJ27-like isoform X3 produces MDLNFPVAEDEEKMETLQKELEDGRDERSSVVEEKSVAVGEHMETLGKELDDGKEESRCLMEEDNFGVGENVESLGKEVEDEGQVKKENGGQEEVKLGERDGMKIDDLVEKRETGKKKKGMRRKASLMDYRSLSSREPRKSGLLAKEKITKVLSEILHDSKVERKQRKNPEKKRKVSAGNKKCVKSEHSDSETVKVEKAEEKPKRGQKRKKKNEENDDEAVVDEKIEKKGRRSLKRRGEEEGGEKNVGGNSENEDYSLRPKSDETNGAHEPKALKKIDENGNVIIESTMCHQCQRNDKGRVVRCTQCKTKRYCVPCMIRWCVKNLTSLVLFCWTWPSFNLTCYSFYLWVDTYPRMSEEDFAKACPVCCKNCNCKSCMRLDGSIKTLENLKLEYANEQKMLYAKYILRMLVPFLKRFHAEQAYEKEMEAKVQGLPASEIEPQISDCQKNERIYCDNCKTSIVDFHRSCPRCSYDLCLTCCRELRDGFLQGGDKEVVICYTKQEINYMHGDLSEENNKTRRKAKKGDTVYLHGATSVNDRTYGIVDTMTRDTSELKHEWKCMETGVITCPPREMGGCGEGILELKRIFLNNHVSELLLKVEEIAQTLDLGNASQNFEECSCFNFVGESTDRNKLCKSAARKRSEDSFLYNPTAKDLHLTDLMHFQWHWSKGEPVIVSDVLETTSGLSWEPMVMWRAFRQITNVKHEQLLDVSAINCLDWCEGDINVHQFFKGYSEGRYDSSGWPEIFKLKDWPPSNLFEERLPRHGAEFISCLPFKEYTHPRSGYLNLAVKLPAGCLKPDLGPKTYIAYGFAPEFGRGDSVTKLHCDMSDAVNVLTHCQSVTIKPEKHKKIKELQKQHAAQDRRELYGENQIFEDQQLTDSGPSRMSEKAFSQVFEGSNLRNKVSKSAASNLAKGNMQDEKQDEKVCIEIHMEEDLLCLNVGKNGADTSDRQGNITEACSVNESGGKSFITEEMMKHNNAGVFDYYQHELLESSESVENDPKECRKDDNDGASVSGNVLECFGDNDGALWDIFRRQDVPKLEEYVKRHFKKFRHFYCNPLPQVVHPIHDQTVYLTKEHKRRLKEEYGIEPWTFVQRLGDAVFIPAGCPHQVRNLKDLNSRKIIGIARENDDSELVPENCGNKIAYIIGLIFPH; encoded by the exons ATGGATTTGAATTTCCCGGTGGCGGAGGATGAGGAAAAGATGGAGACTTTGCAGAAGGAGTTGGAAGATGGGAGGGATGAGAGATCGTCTGTAGTGGAGGAGAAATCGGTTGCGGTGGGAGAACATATGGAAACTTTGGGGAAAGAGTTGGATGATGGGAAAGAGGAGAGTCGGTGCTTAATGGAGGAGGATAATTTTGGGGTGGGAGAAAATGTGGAATCTTTGGGAAAAGAGGTGGAAGATGAGGGGCAGGTAAAGAAAGAAAATGGTGGACAGGAGGAAGTGAAACTTGGCGAGAGAGATGGTATGAAGATTGATGACCTAGTGGAAAAGAGAGAGactgggaagaagaagaagggtATGAGAAGGAAAGCTAGTTTAATGGATTATCGTTCTTTAAGCTCGAGAGAACCGAGGAAGTCTGGTTTGCTGGCGAAGGAGAAAATAACGAAAGTTCTGAGTGAGATTTTGCATGATTCTAAAGTGGAGAGAAAGCAGAGAAAGAACCCTGAGAAAAAGAGGAAGGTTTCTGCGGGAAATAAAAAGTGTGTGAAAAGTGAGCACAGCGATAGTGAGACGGTGAAAGTGGAGAAAGCCGAGGAGAAGCCAAAAAGGGGACagaagagaaagaagaaaaaCGAGGAGAACGATGACGAGGCTGTGGTAGAtgaaaaaatcgaaaaaaaggGGAGAAGGTCATTGAAACGGCGTGGAGAGGAGGAAGGAGGAGAAAAAAATGTTGGGGGAAATAGTGAGAACGAAGATTATTCTCTTCGACCTAAGAGTGATGAAACCAATGGTGCACATGAGCCCAAGGCTTTGAAGAAGATTGATGAAAAt GGGAATGTGATAATAGAGTCTACCATGTGTCACCAGTGCCAGAGGAATGATAAAGGGAGGGTCGTACGATGTACTCAATGTAAAACAAAGAGATATTGCGTGCCTTGCATGATTCGGTGGTGTGTAAAAAATCTTACTAGCCTGGTTCTTTTTTGCTGGACATGGCCGTCATTCAATCTTACCTGTTATAGCTTCTATTTGTGGGTGGACAC GTATCCTCGGATGTCGGAAGAGGATTTTGCTAAAGCTTGCCCTGTTTGTTGTAAGAACTGCAATTGCAAGAGTTGCATGAGACTGGATGGGTCAATCAAG ACATTGGAGAATTTGAAATTGGAATATGCTAATGAACAGAAGATGCTATATGCGAAATACATTTTGCGAATGCTTGTGCCTTTCTTGAAACGATTTCACGCAGAACAAGCGTATGAGAAGGAAATGGAGGCCAAGGTACAAG GGTTACCAGCTTCAGAAATTGAACCTCAAATATCGGATTGTCAGAAGAATGAGCGAATTTACTG TGACAACTGCAAAACATCTATTGTTGATTTTCACCGAAGCTGCCCACGATGCTCATATGACCTGTGCCTCACTTGTTGTCGGGAGCTTCGGGATGGATTTCTGCAGGGAGGTGATAAGGAAGTAGTCATTTGTTATACCAAGCAGGAAATTAATTATATGCATGGTGATTTATCCGAGGAAAATAATAAAACTCGTCGTAAAGCTAAAAAGGGTGATACTGTTTATTTACATGGTGCTACTTCAGTAAATGATAGGACTTATGGTATAGTGGATACCATGACCAGGGATACCAGCGAGCTCAAACATGAATGGAAATGTATGGAAACAGGTGTCATCACGTGCCCACCCCGTGAGATGGGTGGCTGTGGTGAAGGGATTCTTGAATTGAAGCGAATCTTTCTTAATAATCACGTCTCTGAGTTGTTGCTGAAAGTGGAAGAAATAGCCCAAACACTAGATCTTGGGAACGCATCCCAAAATTTTGAGGAGTGCTCGTGTTTTAATTTCGTTGGTGAAAGTACTGATAGGAACAAATTGTGCAAGTCTGCAGCTCGAAAACGCTCAGAGGATAGTTTTTTATACAATCCAACCGCCAAAGACCTTCATCTTACTGATTTGATGCATTTTCAATGGCACTGGTCTAAAGGTGAGCCGGTTATTGTCAGTGATGTGCTTGAAACTACGTCTGGTTTGAGCTGGGAGCCTATGGTTATGTGGCGAGCCTTTCGACAAATAACAAATGTTAAACATGAACAGCTACTTGACGTATCTGCTATTAATTGCTTGGACTGGTGTGAG GGTGATATAAATGTACACCAGTTTTTCAAAGGGTATTCAGAGGGTCGATATGATTCTAGTGGATGGCCTGAGATCTTTAAGTTGAAAGATTGGCCTCCATCTAACTTGTTTGAGGAGCGGTTACCTCGCCATGGTGCCGAGTTTATCAGCTGCTTGCCTTTCAAGGAATACACACATCCTCGCAGCGGGTACTTGAATCTCGCTGTTAAACTTCCTGCGGGTTGCCTGAAGCCGGATTTGGGGCCAAAGACATATATTGCTTATGGATTTGCTCCAGAGTTTGGACGGGGTGATTCTGTAACCAAACTGCATTGTGATATGTCTGACGCT GTGAATGTGCTGACTCATTGCCAGTCAGTCACCATTAAACCCGAGAAgcataagaaaataaaagaactGCAAAAGCAGCATGCTGCCCAGGATAGAAGAGAATTGTATGGAGAGAATCAGATATTTGAAGATCAGCAACTCACTGACAGCGGACCATCCAGGATGAGTGAAAAGGCATTCTCACAGGTCTTTGAGGGTTCTAATTTAAGGAATAAAGTTAGTAAATCGGCAGCTTCTAATCTTGCAAAGGGAAACATGCAGGATGAAAAACAAGATGAGAAGGTCTGCATTGAAATTCATATGGAAGAGGACCTGCTATGTCTTAATGTAGGAAAGAATGGAGCTGATACCTCAGATAGGCAAGGAAATATCACTGAGGCTTGCTCCGTCAATGAATCTGGTGGAAAATCTTTCATCACAGAGGAAATGATGAAACATAACAATGCTGGGGTATTTGATTATTATCAGCATGAGCTGTTAGAATCTTCTGAAAGTGTTGAAAATGACCCCAAGGAATGCAGAAAGGATGATAATGATGGTGCTTCAGTTTCAGGAAATGTATTAGAATGTTTTGGAGACAATGATGGTGCTCTCTGGGATATTTTTAGGAGGCAAGATGTACCGAAACTGGAGGAATATGTGAAGAGGCATTTCAAGAAGTTCAGGCATTTCTATTGCAATCCATTGCCACAG GTGGTGCATCCCATTCATGATCAAACTGTTTACTTGACAAAGGAGCATAAAAGAAGGCTCAAGGAGGAATATG GAATCGAACCATGGACATTTGTTCAGAGATTAGGCGATGCAGTTTTCATACCGGCTGGTTGCCCACATCAAGTCCGGAATTTAAAG
- the LOC140893239 gene encoding lysine-specific demethylase JMJ27-like isoform X2: MDLNFPVAEDEEKMETLQKELEDGRDERSSVVEEKSVAVGEHMETLGKELDDGKEESRCLMEEDNFGVGENVESLGKEVEDEGQVKKENGGQEEVKLGERDGMKIDDLVEKRETGKKKKGMRRKASLMDYRSLSSREPRKSGLLAKEKITKVLSEILHDSKVERKQRKNPEKKRKVSAGNKKCVKSEHSDSETVKVEKAEEKPKRGQKRKKKNEENDDEAVVDEKIEKKGRRSLKRRGEEEGGEKNVGGNSENEDYSLRPKSDETNGAHEPKALKKIDENGNVIIESTMCHQCQRNDKGRVVRCTQCKTKRYCVPCMIRWCVKNLTSLVLFCWTWPSFNLTCYSFYLWVDTYPRMSEEDFAKACPVCCKNCNCKSCMRLDGSIKTLENLKLEYANEQKMLYAKYILRMLVPFLKRFHAEQAYEKEMEAKVQGLPASEIEPQISDCQKNERIYCDNCKTSIVDFHRSCPRCSYDLCLTCCRELRDGFLQGGDKEVVICYTKQEINYMHGDLSEENNKTRRKAKKGDTVYLHGATSVNDRTYGIVDTMTRDTSELKHEWKCMETGVITCPPREMGGCGEGILELKRIFLNNHVSELLLKVEEIAQTLDLGNASQNFEECSCFNFVGESTDRNKLCKSAARKRSEDSFLYNPTAKDLHLTDLMHFQWHWSKGEPVIVSDVLETTSGLSWEPMVMWRAFRQITNVKHEQLLDVSAINCLDWCEGDINVHQFFKGYSEGRYDSSGWPEIFKLKDWPPSNLFEERLPRHGAEFISCLPFKEYTHPRSGYLNLAVKLPAGCLKPDLGPKTYIAYGFAPEFGRGDSVTKLHCDMSDAVNVLTHCQSVTIKPEKHKKIKELQKQHAAQDRRELYGENQIFEDQQLTDSGPSRMSEKAFSQDEKQDEKVCIEIHMEEDLLCLNVGKNGADTSDRQGNITEACSVNESGGKSFITEEMMKHNNAGVFDYYQHELLESSESVENDPKECRKDDNDGASVSGNVLECFGDNDGALWDIFRRQDVPKLEEYVKRHFKKFRHFYCNPLPQVVHPIHDQTVYLTKEHKRRLKEEYGIEPWTFVQRLGDAVFIPAGCPHQVRNLKSCIKVALDFVSPENVEECIRLTEEFRILPQNHRAKEDKLEVKKMALYAIGQAVEELGGSSRPN, translated from the exons ATGGATTTGAATTTCCCGGTGGCGGAGGATGAGGAAAAGATGGAGACTTTGCAGAAGGAGTTGGAAGATGGGAGGGATGAGAGATCGTCTGTAGTGGAGGAGAAATCGGTTGCGGTGGGAGAACATATGGAAACTTTGGGGAAAGAGTTGGATGATGGGAAAGAGGAGAGTCGGTGCTTAATGGAGGAGGATAATTTTGGGGTGGGAGAAAATGTGGAATCTTTGGGAAAAGAGGTGGAAGATGAGGGGCAGGTAAAGAAAGAAAATGGTGGACAGGAGGAAGTGAAACTTGGCGAGAGAGATGGTATGAAGATTGATGACCTAGTGGAAAAGAGAGAGactgggaagaagaagaagggtATGAGAAGGAAAGCTAGTTTAATGGATTATCGTTCTTTAAGCTCGAGAGAACCGAGGAAGTCTGGTTTGCTGGCGAAGGAGAAAATAACGAAAGTTCTGAGTGAGATTTTGCATGATTCTAAAGTGGAGAGAAAGCAGAGAAAGAACCCTGAGAAAAAGAGGAAGGTTTCTGCGGGAAATAAAAAGTGTGTGAAAAGTGAGCACAGCGATAGTGAGACGGTGAAAGTGGAGAAAGCCGAGGAGAAGCCAAAAAGGGGACagaagagaaagaagaaaaaCGAGGAGAACGATGACGAGGCTGTGGTAGAtgaaaaaatcgaaaaaaaggGGAGAAGGTCATTGAAACGGCGTGGAGAGGAGGAAGGAGGAGAAAAAAATGTTGGGGGAAATAGTGAGAACGAAGATTATTCTCTTCGACCTAAGAGTGATGAAACCAATGGTGCACATGAGCCCAAGGCTTTGAAGAAGATTGATGAAAAt GGGAATGTGATAATAGAGTCTACCATGTGTCACCAGTGCCAGAGGAATGATAAAGGGAGGGTCGTACGATGTACTCAATGTAAAACAAAGAGATATTGCGTGCCTTGCATGATTCGGTGGTGTGTAAAAAATCTTACTAGCCTGGTTCTTTTTTGCTGGACATGGCCGTCATTCAATCTTACCTGTTATAGCTTCTATTTGTGGGTGGACAC GTATCCTCGGATGTCGGAAGAGGATTTTGCTAAAGCTTGCCCTGTTTGTTGTAAGAACTGCAATTGCAAGAGTTGCATGAGACTGGATGGGTCAATCAAG ACATTGGAGAATTTGAAATTGGAATATGCTAATGAACAGAAGATGCTATATGCGAAATACATTTTGCGAATGCTTGTGCCTTTCTTGAAACGATTTCACGCAGAACAAGCGTATGAGAAGGAAATGGAGGCCAAGGTACAAG GGTTACCAGCTTCAGAAATTGAACCTCAAATATCGGATTGTCAGAAGAATGAGCGAATTTACTG TGACAACTGCAAAACATCTATTGTTGATTTTCACCGAAGCTGCCCACGATGCTCATATGACCTGTGCCTCACTTGTTGTCGGGAGCTTCGGGATGGATTTCTGCAGGGAGGTGATAAGGAAGTAGTCATTTGTTATACCAAGCAGGAAATTAATTATATGCATGGTGATTTATCCGAGGAAAATAATAAAACTCGTCGTAAAGCTAAAAAGGGTGATACTGTTTATTTACATGGTGCTACTTCAGTAAATGATAGGACTTATGGTATAGTGGATACCATGACCAGGGATACCAGCGAGCTCAAACATGAATGGAAATGTATGGAAACAGGTGTCATCACGTGCCCACCCCGTGAGATGGGTGGCTGTGGTGAAGGGATTCTTGAATTGAAGCGAATCTTTCTTAATAATCACGTCTCTGAGTTGTTGCTGAAAGTGGAAGAAATAGCCCAAACACTAGATCTTGGGAACGCATCCCAAAATTTTGAGGAGTGCTCGTGTTTTAATTTCGTTGGTGAAAGTACTGATAGGAACAAATTGTGCAAGTCTGCAGCTCGAAAACGCTCAGAGGATAGTTTTTTATACAATCCAACCGCCAAAGACCTTCATCTTACTGATTTGATGCATTTTCAATGGCACTGGTCTAAAGGTGAGCCGGTTATTGTCAGTGATGTGCTTGAAACTACGTCTGGTTTGAGCTGGGAGCCTATGGTTATGTGGCGAGCCTTTCGACAAATAACAAATGTTAAACATGAACAGCTACTTGACGTATCTGCTATTAATTGCTTGGACTGGTGTGAG GGTGATATAAATGTACACCAGTTTTTCAAAGGGTATTCAGAGGGTCGATATGATTCTAGTGGATGGCCTGAGATCTTTAAGTTGAAAGATTGGCCTCCATCTAACTTGTTTGAGGAGCGGTTACCTCGCCATGGTGCCGAGTTTATCAGCTGCTTGCCTTTCAAGGAATACACACATCCTCGCAGCGGGTACTTGAATCTCGCTGTTAAACTTCCTGCGGGTTGCCTGAAGCCGGATTTGGGGCCAAAGACATATATTGCTTATGGATTTGCTCCAGAGTTTGGACGGGGTGATTCTGTAACCAAACTGCATTGTGATATGTCTGACGCT GTGAATGTGCTGACTCATTGCCAGTCAGTCACCATTAAACCCGAGAAgcataagaaaataaaagaactGCAAAAGCAGCATGCTGCCCAGGATAGAAGAGAATTGTATGGAGAGAATCAGATATTTGAAGATCAGCAACTCACTGACAGCGGACCATCCAGGATGAGTGAAAAGGCATTCTCACAG GATGAAAAACAAGATGAGAAGGTCTGCATTGAAATTCATATGGAAGAGGACCTGCTATGTCTTAATGTAGGAAAGAATGGAGCTGATACCTCAGATAGGCAAGGAAATATCACTGAGGCTTGCTCCGTCAATGAATCTGGTGGAAAATCTTTCATCACAGAGGAAATGATGAAACATAACAATGCTGGGGTATTTGATTATTATCAGCATGAGCTGTTAGAATCTTCTGAAAGTGTTGAAAATGACCCCAAGGAATGCAGAAAGGATGATAATGATGGTGCTTCAGTTTCAGGAAATGTATTAGAATGTTTTGGAGACAATGATGGTGCTCTCTGGGATATTTTTAGGAGGCAAGATGTACCGAAACTGGAGGAATATGTGAAGAGGCATTTCAAGAAGTTCAGGCATTTCTATTGCAATCCATTGCCACAG GTGGTGCATCCCATTCATGATCAAACTGTTTACTTGACAAAGGAGCATAAAAGAAGGCTCAAGGAGGAATATG GAATCGAACCATGGACATTTGTTCAGAGATTAGGCGATGCAGTTTTCATACCGGCTGGTTGCCCACATCAAGTCCGGAATTTAAAG